Proteins encoded within one genomic window of Aurantiacibacter spongiae:
- the acs gene encoding acetate--CoA ligase, protein MNDTVKHPPADAAARCSASEYDALYRRSIEEPDAFWLEQAKRLDWYDAPTKAGEWSFDPVEIAWFSDGTLNLCHNCVDRHLPDHADRPALIFEADDPQLPGRTLTYADLHREVVQMANALKAIGVTRGERVTIYMPMVIEGVLAMLACARIGAIHSVVFGGFSPESLANRIEACESRFVVTADEGLRGGKAIPLKANVDAALDLDGPRVEGVLVVRHTGGDVSMTDGRDSWYHDVRSEEAVACEVMDAEDPLFILYTSGSTGKPKGVLHTTGGYALWAATTFYYTFDYRPGEVFWCSADIGWVTGHTYVTYGPLLNAGTSVVFEGVPNYPDHGRFWDVVDRHGVNVFYTAPTAIRALMREGDGFVTSRDLSSLRLLGTVGEPINPEAWRWYHDVVGGGRCPVVDTWWQTETGGHMITTLPYAHDMKPGSAGRPFFSVAPQLVDNDGKPLEGAAEGNLCITASWPGQARTVYGDHERFEQAYFSTYPGKYFTGDGCRRDDDGYYWITGRVDDVINVSGHRMGTAEVESALVLHPKVAEAAVVGYPHDIKGQGIYCYVTLNAGEDGSDDLAVQLRQWVRKEIGPIATPDRIHFADGLPKTRSGKIMRRILRKIAEDDYGSLGDTSTLADPSLVDRLIEGRQNR, encoded by the coding sequence CGACTGGTACGACGCGCCGACGAAGGCTGGCGAATGGTCGTTCGATCCGGTTGAGATCGCGTGGTTTTCCGACGGCACGCTCAACCTGTGCCACAATTGCGTCGACCGCCATCTGCCCGATCATGCCGACAGGCCGGCGCTCATCTTCGAAGCCGACGATCCGCAATTGCCGGGCCGGACCCTGACCTACGCCGACCTGCATCGCGAGGTCGTGCAGATGGCGAACGCGCTCAAGGCGATCGGTGTCACCCGGGGGGAGCGGGTGACGATCTACATGCCGATGGTGATCGAGGGGGTGCTCGCCATGCTTGCCTGCGCGCGGATCGGCGCCATCCATTCGGTCGTGTTCGGCGGCTTCTCGCCCGAAAGTCTCGCCAACCGGATCGAGGCCTGCGAGAGCCGGTTCGTCGTGACCGCCGACGAAGGCCTGCGGGGCGGCAAGGCCATCCCTCTCAAGGCGAACGTCGATGCCGCACTGGACCTGGACGGGCCGCGGGTCGAGGGCGTGCTCGTCGTCCGGCATACCGGCGGGGATGTCTCGATGACCGATGGCCGCGACAGCTGGTATCACGACGTGCGATCCGAAGAGGCCGTGGCGTGCGAGGTCATGGATGCCGAAGATCCGCTTTTCATTCTCTATACCTCCGGCTCTACCGGCAAGCCGAAGGGCGTGCTGCACACGACCGGCGGATACGCCCTGTGGGCCGCGACGACCTTTTACTACACCTTCGATTACCGGCCCGGCGAGGTGTTCTGGTGCAGCGCCGATATCGGCTGGGTCACCGGTCACACCTACGTCACCTACGGCCCGCTGCTGAATGCGGGAACGAGCGTCGTGTTCGAGGGGGTGCCGAACTATCCCGATCACGGCCGCTTCTGGGACGTGGTGGACAGGCACGGCGTCAACGTCTTCTACACCGCCCCCACCGCCATCCGCGCGCTGATGCGCGAAGGCGACGGGTTCGTCACCAGCCGCGACCTGTCCTCGCTCCGCCTGCTCGGCACGGTGGGAGAGCCGATCAACCCGGAGGCATGGCGCTGGTATCACGATGTCGTGGGCGGGGGGCGCTGCCCGGTCGTCGACACCTGGTGGCAGACCGAAACGGGCGGCCACATGATTACCACCCTGCCCTACGCCCATGACATGAAACCGGGCAGCGCGGGCAGGCCGTTCTTCAGCGTCGCGCCGCAACTCGTCGACAATGATGGAAAACCGCTGGAGGGCGCGGCAGAGGGCAATTTGTGCATCACCGCCAGCTGGCCCGGTCAGGCGCGCACCGTCTACGGCGATCACGAGCGGTTCGAACAGGCCTATTTCAGCACCTATCCCGGCAAGTATTTCACCGGCGACGGCTGCCGGCGAGACGATGACGGCTATTACTGGATCACGGGCCGGGTTGACGATGTCATAAACGTGTCGGGCCACAGGATGGGCACCGCCGAAGTGGAGAGCGCGCTTGTCCTTCATCCCAAGGTGGCGGAGGCGGCGGTGGTCGGCTACCCGCACGATATCAAGGGTCAGGGCATCTATTGCTACGTCACGCTCAATGCGGGGGAGGACGGGTCGGACGATCTCGCCGTTCAACTGCGCCAGTGGGTGCGCAAGGAAATCGGCCCCATCGCCACGCCCGATCGCATCCATTTCGCCGACGGCCTGCCCAAGACCCGGAGCGGGAAGATCATGCGACGCATCCTGCGCAAGATCGCCGAGGACGATTACGGATCGCTGGGCGACACCTCCACCCTGGCCGACCCCTCGCTCGTCGACCGGTTGATAGAGGGCCGACAGAACCGATAG